A genomic stretch from Phaeodactylum tricornutum CCAP 1055/1 chromosome 22, whole genome shotgun sequence includes:
- a CDS encoding predicted protein — protein MGTATDTAAASTAAKAGGAPAVRETTRPPHRPSTKANGARQWKPLCYPQSALWPFRADNESPAEDRTNGSSSPRQTITNLGTNRFFPLHRDILQAATRELLLLDCTLDARSFTARTEQLRFVEVDCRQGDDRAERAEQDEKNPQFLTRYRAHLQSSPTTYVWVERRSEGTERSNELAMRQPRKRPRVDPTSGDPSNQNPPPAENGHDTSLPSAEAIVDILVQRIVEDEWKPNRDSLVLVGDAPDTVTHDQGTPSVPPRKVSDVDRMTSRSSSSLSLADFVATASCLGPQDLSHFVRLSNDGTYSNTNLQIHQDNTNYDKVALSKNDLLETSIAMESTLRSYAYQLTNRLTSHALFAWEQTEREWIRSAGEKLPSSVFHDTQIRDALFDARILRRLGGWEPWSLLPQAVTIQRNRNAGQRWQDWAKTTTAGKQLVKRLGNGDQRLRTKPARRGPRVSATLRHQKVICTENNNTRNETTGRPRSTSPDQPLHVHSSLDCDTSNDPSIVVSSC, from the exons ATGGGCACGGCCACTGATACTGCTGCCGCCTCGACGGCGGCGAAAGCTGGAGGCGCTCCAGCGGTACGGGAAACGACTCGACCGCCTCACCGTCCATCGACAAAAGCCAACGGGGCGAGACAATGGAAACCACTGTGTTATCCACAATCGGCGCTTTGGCCCTTCCGTGCCGATAACGAAAGTCCCGCCGAGGACCGTACGAACGGATCTTCGTCGCCTCGGCAAACCATAACGAATCTTGGCACCAATCGGTTTTTTCCATTGCATCGAGATATTTTGCAGGCGGCGACAAGGGAACTACTCCTGTTGGATTGTACACTGGATGCCAGATCGTTCACGGCCCGAACCGAACAGCTGCGTTTCGTCGAAGTGGACTGCCGACAGGGGGACGATCGGGCCGAACGGGCCGAACAAGACGAGAAGAATCCGCAATTTCTGACACGGTATCGAGCTCACCTACAGTCTTCCCCCACAACGTACGTCTGGGTGGAGCGCAGGTCCGAGGGTACCGAACGTTCCAACGAGTTGGCAATGCGTCAACCACGAAAGCGACCACGGGTCGATCCGACCAGTGGAGACCCATCCAATCAAAATCCTCCACCGGCAGAAAATGGTCACGACACTTCTCTACCATCAGCCGAAGCGATTGTGGATATCCTGGTCCAGCGCATCGTCGAAGACGAATGGAAGCCAAACAGAGATAGTCTCGttctcgttggcgacgcacCGGACACTGTTACACACGATCAGGGTACACCTTCTGTACCGCCCCGGAAGGTATCGGATGTCGACCGCATGACTTCCcgttcgtcttcgtcattgtcgcTAGCTGACTTTGTGGCCACGGCCTCGTGTTTGGGTCCGCAAGATTTGTCGCATTTTGTGCGTCTTTCCAACGACGGCACATATTCAAACACCAACCTACAGATTCATCAGGACAACACCAACTACGACAAGGTCGCGCTATCGAAAAACGACCTTTTGGAAACATCAATCGCCATGGAGTCGACTCTCCGCTCTTACGCATATCAGCTCACTAATCGTCTC ACCAGCCACGCATTATTCGCGTGGGAACAAACGGAACGGGAATGGATTCGGTCTGCTGGTGAAAAGCTCCCGTCTAGCGTGTTCCACGACACTCAAATTCGGGATGCTCTCTTTGATGCTCGAATTTTGCGTCGTCTCGGTGGTTGGGAGCCGTGGAGTCTGTTACCACAGGCAGTGACAATTCAACGCAATCGCAATGCTGGGCAACGTTGGCAAGACTGGGCGAAGACGACTACAGCGGGTAAGCAGCTTGTAAAGCGGCTGGGGAATGGCGATCAAAGATTGCGAACAAAGCCAGCTCGACGTGGACCTCGCGTGAGCGCTACCCTGCGCCATCAGAAAGTCATTTGTACAGAGAACAACAATACGAGAAATGAAACCACGGGTCGGCCTCGATCGACTTCACCCGATCAGCCGTTGCATGTACACAGTAGCTTGGATTGCGATACGAGCAACGATCCCTCGATCGTGGTATCATCTTGTTAA
- a CDS encoding predicted protein (protein containing a MCM doamin found in DNA-dependent APTases required for the initiaition of eukariotic DNA replication. Highly closed to the protein of Thalassiosira thaps1 122857) has protein sequence MALAIVNAYAQKQQHQQQSTTDEHCTSYETEVDRFIGSTQIHVRFVHVQPTVQMMDIKTGLVGKLLTVQGHVVKARPKRLRIATADFACGKCGVLVTHAFTAGRYSLPTRCSGTSCTSRTFSLVRPTTRYTNVQELRLQEAQEESISHAGRTPRQLVVECVQDLVDVCRPGDLVMLAATVAAVNTAVAAGKTGKRAQETSTYQLFLQAHSITTLSERGSRSQTSKTTAQVVYTSQQLQAITQLCHADHRYFGLPERRAFPFDLLVRSLCPSIIGHDEVKAGLLLCLLGGTPPSSSGGGMDKGQSIRSNSHILIVGDPGMGKSQMLLAACQLAARSVYVGGNTSSTTGLTVTLTKEEGGESGIEAGALVLADQGVCCIDEFDKMAKNHQDGLLEAMEQQQVSIAKAGVVASLPARCSLIAAANPKHGSYNMNKTVAENLNMAKPILSRFDLVYILRDRANKEQDRMVSSNIMNLYRNGSNNNPLMHSDIDLSQRVMTAGNGKVRDYIAYAREYCKPKMTAEAATVLKDFFMDLRYPADGGRRPRDTVPITTRQLEALIRLCQARAKACLRDFVLKEDALDVVELMSKSVEQVHRDESGVLDPIRGGAGGKSNKKMKKAFVQEMQRLIGAGAECSLDDLRRIADKVNCGLSEFQPLVEDLRSNGIILRKSNGNYQIL, from the exons ATGGCTCTCGCCATTGTCAACGCGTACgcacaaaaacaacaacatcaacagcaaTCAACAACCGACGAACACTGCACGTCGTATGAAACGGAGGTAGATCGCTTTATCGGCTCGACACAGATCCATGTGAGATTTGTGCACGTCCAACCAACTGTTCAAATGATGGACATCAAAACAGGCTTGGTGGGAAAGCTCTTGACCGTTCAAGGCCACGTCGTCAAAGCACGTCCCAAACGACTGCGGATCGCCACCGCCGACTTTGCGTGCGGAAAGTGCGGAGTACTCGTCACGCACGCCTTTACTGCAGGACGGTACTCGCTCCCAACCCGTTGCAGTGGAACCTCCTGTACCAGTCGCACTTTCTCTTTGGTCCGTCCCACCACTCGCTACACCAACGTCCAGGAACTGCGTTTGCAGGAAGCCCAGGAAGAGTCCATATCACACGCGGGACGGACACCCCGTCAGCTAGTGGTCGAATGCGTTCAGGATTTGGTGGACGTGTGCCGGCCCGGAGATCTCGTCATGCTGGCGGCCACCGTAGCCGCCGTCAATACGGCCGTGGCCGCCGGAAAAACAGGTAAGCGCGCACAAGAAACCTCTACGTACCAACTCTTTCTGCAAGCACACTCCATTACTACGCTCTCGGAACGAGGGAGCCGATCACAAACGTCCAAAACGACCGCGCAAGTTGTGTATACCTCACAGCAGCTGCAGGCCATTACTCAATTGTGTCACGCGGATCATCGATACTTTGGCTTGCCCGAGCGACGGGCCTTCCCGTTCGATCTACTGGTGCGGTCATTGTGTCCTTCTATTATCGGACATGACGAAGTCAAGGCTGGACTCCTCTTGTGCTTGCTAGGGGGAACACCGCCGAGTAGTTCTGGAGGAGGAATGGATAAGGGGCAGTCGATCCGTTCGAATTCACACATTCTGATTGTCGGTGATCCAG GTATGGGTAAATCGCAAATGCTTTTGGCGGCATGCCAACTCGCGGCCCGCTCTGTGTATGTAGGTGGCAATACTTCGTCCACCACGGGCCTGACCGTCACATTGACCAAAGAAGAGGGGGGTGAGTCGGGTATCGAAGCGGGTGCTCTAGTGTTGGCTGACCAAGGCGTCTGCTGCATCGACGAGTTCGACAAAATGGCGAAAAACCACCAGGATGGTCTGCTGGAAGCGATGGAGCAACAGCAAGTTTCTATCGCCAAGGCTGGCGTTGTGGCCTCCCTACCGGCGAGGTGTAGTCTTATTGCCGCCGCCAATCCCAAGCACGGTAGCTACAACATGAACAAGACGGTTGCGGAAAATCTCAACATGGCCAAGCCAATTTTGTCAAGATTTGATCTAGTATATATTTTACGTGATCGTGCGAATAAAGAGCAAGATCGGATGGTGTCGAGCAACATTATGAATCTTTACCGAAACGGCAGCAATAACAATCCCTTGATGCATAGCGATATCGATCTTTCTCAACGAGTCATGACCGCTGGAAACGGGAAAG TCCGGGATTATATTGCTTACGCGCGCGAGTATTGCAAACCAAAAATGACAGCTGAAGCTGCAACTGTATTAAAGGATTTCTTCATGGACTTGCGTTATCCTGCTGACGGAGGACGCCGTCCACGGGATACTGTCCCTATTACCACGCGTCAGCTCGAAGCCTTGATTCGTTTATGTCAGGCACGAGCCAAGGCATGTCTGCGTGACTTTGTCCTCAAGGAAGACGCCTTGGATGTGGTTGAACTCATGAGCAAATCGGTTGAGCAAGTGCACCGCGACGAAAGCGGCGTGCTTGATCCAATACGTGGAGGTGCTGGCGGCAAAAGCAAtaagaaaatgaaaaaggcCTTCGTCCAAGAGATGCAGCGCTTAATTGGAGCCGGAGCTGAATGTAGCCTTGACGATCTCCGACGGATTGCAGACAAAGTAAATTGCGGTTTGAGCGAATTCCAGCCGCTGGTTGAAGACCTCCGAAGCAACGGTATCATTTTGAGAAAGTCCAATGGGAACTACCAAATTTTGTGA
- a CDS encoding predicted protein, with translation MGFSTAERNRRKRERKKREREDQRKEEEAENQKSAEVAKADEDDEDEVEVEYVAEPILPADEAFDALRKFQERAAAVVVSDDDRGEYSEAKSVDIEGGHEESNEDEEDGGAVSKRKLRELLRPSVAELKRRVLRPDLVEAHDVTAADPDFLIELKAAAGTVPVPRHWGRKRKYLQGKRGFEKPPFQLPDFIIKTGITEIRDTVMEAESDMSAKQKNRSRVAPKMGAIDVDYKTLHDAFFKHQTKPANLTKFGDTYYEGKELEVQAKVQPGGPLSQKLRDALGMASESSPPPWLLNMQRYGPPPSYPSLKIPGLTAPLPTQECQYGYHPGGWGKPPIDAYGRPLYGGNPFDAPGTGSRKDTTNSALVTSDGKTIAKAQWGALPTGFVDDAEASEEESSDEDMEESSEEEEESEVTVVDGTDSVLSPPPSLTSSGPMDLRKQHGNETPMDPSAPKQLYQIIDQTKAVTSQGTVFASEMSYLVPGLQSAIPEGAESVLSKALPAGESSKRKGKDEDDDIGKNFKF, from the coding sequence ATGGGATTTTCGACTGCTGAGCGCAATCGCCGAAAGAGAGAGCGCAAAAAGCGCGAGCGCGAAGACCAGCGtaaagaggaagaagccgaaaaccaaaaaagcgCGGAAGTGGCGAAAGCAGATgaggacgatgaagacgaggTGGAGGTCGAATACGTTGCCGAGCCCATCTTGCCAGCCGATGAGGCGTTTGACGCTTTGCGAAAGTTTCAGGAGAGAGCTGCGGCTGTGGTTGTTTCGGATGACGATCGTGGTGAATATTCCGAAGCGAAAAGTGTAGATATCGAGGGCGGACACGAGGAGTCCAATGAAGATGAGGAAGATGGTGGTGCGGTCAGCAAGCGAAAACTTCGCGAATTGTTGCGTCCATCAGTTGCCGAACTCAAGAGGCGTGTACTTCGCCCTGACTTGGTAGAAGCACATGACGTGACCGCCGCCGATCCGGATTTTCTCATCGAGCTCAAGGCAGCTGCTGGCACAGTACCTGTCCCGCGACATTGGGGTCGGAAGCGTAAATACCTGCAGGGCAAGCGGGGTTTTGAAAAGCCGCCATTTCAACTCCCTGATTTCATTATCAAGACCGGTATTACCGAAATTCGTGATACAGTCATGGAGGCTGAATCAGACATGTCTGCGAAACAGAAAAATCGTTCGCGCGTTGCTCCCAAAATGGGTGCCATTGATGTCGATTACAAAACTCTACACGATGCCTTTTTCAAGCATCAAACTAAACCGGCAAATCTCACAAAGTTTGGAGATACCTACTACGAAGGAAAAGAGCTCGAGGTACAGGCAAAGGTGCAGCCTGGAGGGCCGTTGAGCCAGAAACTCCGGGATGCGTTGGGCATGGCTTCTGAATCCTCGCCGCCACCGTGGCTGCTGAATATGCAACGTTACGGACCACCACCGAGCTATCCGTCTCTCAAGATTCCTGGTTTAACTGCCCCGTTGCCAACACAAGAGTGTCAGTATGGCTACCACCCAGGTGGCTGGGGAAAGCCACCGATTGATGCCTACGGTCGCCCACTGTACGGCGGCAATCCTTTTGACGCCCCCGGTACCGGATCTCGCAAGGATACTACCAACAGTGCCCTTGTGACAAGCGACGGCAAAACGATTGCCAAAGCACAATGGGGAGCGCTACCAACAGGCTTTgtcgacgatgccgaagcgtcggaagaagagtcgagcgacgaagacatgGAAGAATCAagtgaggaggaagaagaatcagAGGTTACGGTTGTCGATGGTACAGATTCAGTATTGTCTCCACCTCCGAGCTTGACATCCTCAGGACCCATGGATCTACGCAAACAGCATGGGAATGAAACACCTATGGATCCTTCGGCGCCGAAGCAACTCTATCAGATTATTGACCAAACCAAGGCCGTTACTTCTCAGGGAACTGTCTTTGCTTCTGAAATGTCCTATCTGGTTCCAGGACTACAATCAGCTATACCTGAGGGTGCCGAAAGCGTTTTATCCAAGGCCTTACCAGCTGGTGAATCGTCCAAGCGGAAAGGCaaagatgaagacgatgataTTGGCAAGAACTTTAAATTCTAG
- a CDS encoding predicted protein encodes MAKVRPPHTNRLRMMLRNMPRKEMSAAFIASTLLLLIFMMSSGTETDMSFKDASLRSLKAISTTTTIPSTCNAALSSDFASSSMVPKVSNDNARRLAQGGYTLIAQGSGPVELVGLFSMALSEIQHSSNIFGSVGELGVHHGRFTSCLFITARENEKLVIADIFEQQNKNEDKSGNGDKAKFMEGLAVYGLEEKDLHTVFTGSTLEIPMNWSQKRNFEPFRLVSVDAGHTELLTKNDITIASCNLLIGGIIVLDDVLHPHWLGVTEGIFNYFHEMKGNSRQQLYPFLLCNGKLFLTNDLASHGKYYNSLKNNPVVNMFLATDATMWGGSSMFLMNEAEFLFCHSPESFNAHDVWASLVY; translated from the coding sequence ATGGCCAAAGTGCGCCCACCTCACACCAACCGCTTAAGAATGATGCTTCGCAATATGCCTAGAAAGGAAATGTCGGCTGCTTTCATTGCCTCTACTCTTTTGCTTCTCATTTTCATGATGAGCTCCGGTACAGAGACAGACATGAGCTTCAAGGATGCCTCTCTCAGATCCTTGAAGGCTATCAGCACTACCACGACCATTCCCAGCACCTGCAATGCTGCCTTGAGTTCGGACTTTGCATCCTCCTCCATGGTGCCGAAAGTTTCCAATGACAACGCCAGGAGACTGGCTCAAGGTGGCTACACGCTCATTGCTCAGGGTTCTGGACCGGTCGAGCTGGTAGGACTCTTCTCTATGGCCCTATCCGAGATTCAGCACTCCAGCAATATTTTTGGCTCTGTTGGAGAACTAGGAGTTCACCATGGGCGGTTTACCAGTTGTCTCTTTATTACAGCACGCGAAAATGAGAAGCTTGTTATCGCTGACATTTTTGAACAGCAAAATAAAAACGAAGATAAAAGTGGCAACGGAGACAAGGCCAAATTTATGGAAGGATTGGCGGTCTATGGACTTGAAGAGAAAGATCTTCACACGGTATTCACCGGAAGCACCCTCGAGATCCCCATGAACTGGTCCCAAAAAAGAAACTTTGAGCCGTTTCGTTTGGTTTCCGTTGACGCAGGCCACACTGAGCTCCTGACGAAAAATGATATTACCATTGCCTCTTGCAATCTTTTGATAGGTGGCATTATAGTTCTTGATGATGTTCTCCATCCACATTGGCTTGGTGTCACCGAAGGAATCTTCAACTATTTCCATGAAATGAAGGGAAATAGCCGCCAGCAGCTTTACCCCTTCTTGCTTTGCAATGGCAAGTTATTTTTGACCAACGATCTCGCCAGTCACGGCAAATATTACAACTCGCTCAAGAACAACCCAGTCGTCAACATGTTTCTTGCAACAGATGCGACAATGTGGGGGGGAAGTAGTATGTTTCTCATGAATGAAGCGGAATTTCTATTCTGTCATAGCCCCGAGTCTTTCAATGCTCATGACGTATGGGCAAGTCTCGTGTATTAA
- a CDS encoding predicted protein, translating to MRQRRLRSQVWVAPFLALAPTATKPNVAAFSRGSSLPTSTLQAQKSTDIVFVRHGCTYMNEYLGQGPSFGAPYFTDVFRDAPARDRYHDTPLSERGWRQVRQLQTDQPDFVHDVDLVVVSPLRRALQTFHLGLSEWVGQQSPALASARTHPSTPRRHVPIIAHPAAAERLYLVSDVGRPVSLLRQDYPYIDFDTHFTDDPQWWWRHNPVGDGPYQEWRPTGQGQAYACWSEPQHAFDARMHHLYAFLRTQVAGGKYRTIAVVCHHGVIDWMLGQNFDNCQWRRVPWQEIQPAALSIPTTTVRNAPK from the coding sequence ATGAGGCAGAGACGGCTTCGAAGTCAAGTATGGGTAGCTCCATTCCTCGCACTGGCACCAACAGCGACGAAACCGAACGTGGCGGCGTTCTCGCGAGGCAGCTCGTTGCCTACAAGCACGCTCCAGGCCCAGAAGTCCACCGATATTGTCTTTGTGCGTCACGGATGTACGTACATGAACGAATACTTGGGTCAGGGGCCGTCGTTCGGAGCACCATACTTTACGGACGTCTTTCGGGACGCGCCGGCAAGGGATCGCTATCACGATACTCCCCTTAGCGAGCGCGGTTGGCGACAAGTCCGACAACTCCAAACGGACCAACCTGACTTTGTGCACGATGTTGATCTCGTCGTTGTCAGTCCCCTACGAAGGGCTTTGCAAACCTTCCATCTAGGTCTTTCCGAATGGGTAGGGCAACAGTCACCAGCCCTAGCCTCCGCCCGCACTCACCCGTCTACTCCCCGCCGTCACGTTCCCATCATCGCACACCCCGCCGCAGCCGAGCGTTTGTATCTCGTCAGTGACGTTGGAAGACCAGTATCACTCTTGAGGCAGGACTATCCGTACATCGATTTCGACACCCACTTTACCGACGATCCAcaatggtggtggcggcacAACCCTGTCGGTGACGGGCCCTACCAAGAATGGCGTCCCACCGGACAAGGACAAGCCTACGCTTGCTGGAGTGAACCACAGCACGCCTTTGACGCTCGCATGCATCATCTGTACGCATTCTTGCGGACGCAGGTGGCAGGGGGAAAGTACCGTACGATTGCCGTAGTTTGTCACCATGGCGTCATTGATTGGATGCTGGGACAAAACTTTGACAACTGTCAGTGGCGTCGCGTTCCCTGGCAGGAAATTCAACCGGCGGCCCTATCAATACCCACTACCACCGTGCGGAATGCGCCGAAATAG
- a CDS encoding predicted protein, translating to MGTWPKIHPKRVRVITCDVTGTLVSFRGSIEEHYLGSAQKCGIDFVPDDPASSTGHNGPLPIHKAFSQGYRECCQIYPCFGGHDISAKEWWKRCVLRSFELAGARMNEAQQEAVFQRIYSIFGSQACYEKFDDALPFLQWANRSRIVCGVLSNADERYGDSILPMLGLTHDELQFQCFSKDFGLEKPDARFFLAALKQAELYLVSQNSYDVNDPLLPSQVLHIGNDFQKDFEGARRAGMHAALLSRYGEDELAAEWKRRGALVFEDLLDVVELLGRSNCQFG from the coding sequence ATGGGAACATGGCCAAAGATTCATCCCAAGCGAGTCCGTGTGATTACGTGTGATGTGACTGGAACACTTGTATCATTTCGTGGGTCGATTGAAGAACACTATCTTGGATCGGCACAGAAATGTGGTATTGATTTCGTCCCAGATGATCCTGCGAGTTCCACTGGTCATAATGGCCCTCTGCCTATTCACAAGGCCTTCAGCCAAGGCTATAGGGAATGTTGCCAAATATATCCTTGCTTCGGTGGCCATGACATTTCGGCGAAAGAATGGTGGAAACGGTGTGTACTCCGTTCCTTCGAACTTGCTGGTGCCAGAATGAACGAAGCGCAACAAGAAGCTGTTTTTCAACGAATTTACTCCATATTTGGTTCTCAAGCTTGCTATGAAAAATTCGACGATGCGCTACCTTTTTTACAATGGGCAAACCGTAGTCGCATAGTGTGCGGTGTCTTGAGCAACGCTGACGAACGGTACGGTGACTCCATACTACCCATGCTCGGTTTGACGCACGACGAGTTACAATTTCAATGTTTTTCCAAAGATTTTGGCTTGGAAAAACCGGATGCCCGATTCTTTCTGGCAGCACTCAAGCAAGCTGAGCTGTATTTAGTATCACAGAACTCGTACGACGTAAACGATCCTTTGCTTCCCTCTCAAGTCCTTCACATCGGGAACGATTTCCAAAAGGACTTTGAGGGGGCTCGTCGAGCAGGGATGCACGCGGCACTCTTGAGTCGATACGGAGAAGATGAGCTTGCTGCTGAATGGAAAAGAAGAGGCGCACTCGTGTTTGAAGACTTGCTGGATGTGGTGGAACTGCTTGGACGCAGTAACTGTCAATTTGGCTAA
- a CDS encoding predicted protein, whose product MPPKPQEHQQGEPEQDADEHHSRTSSKSSLSGREPLLFDNATLLSASGHLPSETSRSTLDGEFAVNTATEMDCDISLSIMNRPSRDVVLQRLSEALLRRSLTKFALTHFLSLAAFIKLSSLAVISKIDLSQRGIRTSDARLINMALAQNASLTTLKLGYNDLGDDGLRTLANGIARHGALESLDLGFNNIGDNGCRALAEAITAQPMSLSRLRTLYLAGNALGEDGALAIAKIVQHGSLEKLYLTGNRLGPDGVRAIAEAALELQLEKIHKVNINCVNSLQASRRGIKELFLGGTGLGGVGCQAIADLLGQSSTLQVLSLANCDLDNDSLSVLASSIKSNREQLPLESLQLSFNQISCKGVESLSNAIWGCRSLRELLLDNNQIGDRGAGQIAAVLASANRLETLNVGFNRIKAVGIKAIMKTVPESESLHSLSLSGNTVDASAARSIAYALAFNHSLLSLSLVNTSIQHEGQRHITAGIVSNSHIKLLQLNGFRIGPIVVTLGFPAALEHWSNDQILNFIHLMWDKSAELVAQQEHEAKPVFDTSRFFSKANPRDRAAPLDAAVVVDVAKKAYVELVTEGVDIFSKRPGNMHELSPLPGDNFIVESTRKVGENSYAESSLESHVQARSFVTSPELAGSETYVPDPQRKKRVIEWLCSNIQNLNKMAQQPFNSKELWALHQRYFTPVVNECGGSVNPTSETSNNQNGNPKLHASRVSRSNSTENPADMMNDSTDDTLMTQSSDPFILDSPQGIVSLPVLKRKVSYRFLGDAMVNSAPRMSNCVEMRGPETEQPISNGMVSMMIEGGPVGHSMPRKTKRARRNRTRISFLPRVKVKLDSYLDVCHEKALTMMRQLYFVERAILLGQLNSDVNSMPYSARMHLHGVLAMDAEMILVDMI is encoded by the exons ATGCCTCCCAAACCTCAAGAACACCAGCAAGGGGAACCCGAACAAGACGCAGACGAGCACCACTCGAGAACTTCCAGCAAGAGTAGTCTGTCAGGGCGCGAACCACTCCTGTTTGACAATGCAACTCTGTTGTCCGCGTCTGGGCATTTACCATCGGAGACTTCTCGTAGTACTTTAGACGGTGAATTCGCTGTCAATACTGCTACGGAGATGGACTGTGATATCTCACTTTCAATCATGAATCGTCCATCACGGGATGTTGTTCTTCAACGATTATCGGAAGCCCTGCTCCGGAGATCTCTGACAAAG TTCGCTCTGACACactttctttctcttgctgcTTTCATTAAACTTTCGTCACTCGCCGTAATTTCAAAGATTGACTTGTCCCAACGAGGAATTCGAACCTCAGATGCTCGACTCATCAACATGGCACTGGCCCAGAACGCATCCCTGACAACCTTGAAACTGGGATACAATGATCTCGGGGACGACGGCTTGCGAACATTGGCAAACGGTATCGCTCGCCACGGGGCTTTAGAAAGCCTGGATCTAGGGTTCAACAACATCGGCGATAATGGTTGCCGCGCTTTGGCCGAAGCAATTACTGCGCAACCCATGTCACTTTCCAGATTGCGGACTCTGTATCTTGCAGGAAACGCATTGGGCGAAGATGGAGCATTGGCCATTGCCAAAATCGTCCAGCACGGATCTCTGGAAAAGCTGTATCTCACTGGAAATCGCCTAGGACCAGATGGAGTTAGAGCCATTGCTGAGGCAGCGTTGGAGCTACAGCTGGAGAAAATTCACAAAGTCAACATCAATTGCGTAAACAGTCTTCAAGCAAGCAGACGTGGGATCAAGGAACTGTTTCTCGGAGGCACTGGATTGGGCGGTGTTGGTTGTCAGGCTATCGCGGACTTGTTAGGGCAATCGTCAACTCTGCAAGTTTTGTCTCTGGCGAACTGCGACCTAGACAATGATTCTTTGTCAGTCTTGGCATCCAGTATCAAGTCAAATAGGGAGCAATTACCCCTGGAGTCTCTTCAATTGTCATTTAACCAGATATCTTGCAAAGGAGTCGAGAGTCTTTCAAATGCTATATGGGGATGCCGTTCACTTCGAGAGCTGCTTCTCGACAACAATCAGATCGGAGACCGCGGGGCGGGGCAAATCGCTGCCGTCTTAGCCTCTGCGAATCGCTTGGAGACCCTAAACGTTGGCTTCAATCGAATCAAAGCAGTAGGCATTAAGGCGATCATGAAGACTGTTCCCGAAAGCGAGAGTTTACATTCCCTTTCTCTGTCGGGGAACACCGTTGACGCCAGTGCCGCGAGAAGTATTGCCTATGCTCTGGCATTCAATCATTCTCTTCTTTCGCTCTCGCTAGTGAACACCTCAATTCAACATGAAGGACAGCGACATATTACTGCAGGAATTGTTTCCAATAGTCACATTAAACTCTTGCAACTGAACGGCTTCCGAATTGGCCCGATCGTTGTCACGCTCGGCTTTCCAGCTGCCTTGGAACATTGGAGCAATGATCAGATTCTCAACTTTATTCATTTAATGTGGGACAAATCCGCTGAGTTGGTGGCACAACAGGAGCACGAGGCAAAACCAGTCTTTGACACATCACGCTTTTTCTCGAAGGCGAATCCTCGAGATCGAGCGGCCCCGTTGGACGCCGCGGTCGTGGTTGACGTGGCAAAGAAGGCCTATGTGGAACTTGTTACGGAGGGGGTTGATATTTTTTCAAAGCGACCTGGCAATATGCACGAGCTGTCGCCGCTACCAGGTGATAACTTCATAGTAGAGTCGACGAGGAAGGTCGGAGAGAACAGCTATGCCGAATCGTCGCTTGAAAGCCATGTTCAAGCTCGTTCTTTCGTGACATCCCCAGAATTAGCCGGCTCTGAAACCTATGTTCCAGATCCTCAGCGAAAGAAACGCGTCATTGAGTGGCTTTGTTCTAATATTCAGAACCTGAACAAAATGGCCCAGCAGCCCTTTAACTCGAAAGAGTTATGGGCGCTTCACCAGCGATACTTTACGCCAGTCGTCAACGAGTGTGGCGGAAGCGTCAACCCTACTTCAGAAACGTCCAACAATCAAAACGGGAATCCAAAATTACACGCTTCCAGGGTTTCTCGATCTAACTCGACTGAGAACCCAGCTGATATGATGAATGATTCAACGGATGACACACTGATGACCCAATCGAGTGACCCTTTCATCTTGGATTCGCCTCAAGGCATCGTTTCCTTGCCCGTTCTGAAAAGAAAAGTGTCTTACCGATTTCTTGGTGATGCAATGGTAAATTCAGCCCCTCGAATGTCAAATTGTGTGGAGATGCGCGGGCCTGAGACAGAACAGCCAATTTCGAACGGAATGGTGTCCATGATGATTGAAGGAGGCCCGGTTGGCCACTCGATGCCTCGCAAAACCAAACGTGCACGGAGGAATCGCACTCGCATTTCATTTCTACCTCGTGTGAAGGTAAAGCTGGATTCGTATTTGGACGTCTGTCACGAGAAAGCgttgacgatgatgaggCAACTGTACTTTGTTGAACGAGCAATCTTGCTGGGTCAGTTGAATTCAGATGTGAACTCGATGCCGTACAGTGCCCGCATGCACTTGCACGGCGTCCTTGCTATGGACGCTGAAATGATTTTAGTTGACATGATATAG